Proteins encoded by one window of Pseudomonas tructae:
- the cysK gene encoding cysteine synthase A, producing MSRIFADNAHSIGNTPLVQINRIAPRGVTVLAKIEGRNPGYSVKCRIGANMIWDAESSGKLKPGMTIVEPTSGNTGIGLAFVAAARGYTLLLTMPASMSIERRKVLKALGAQLELTDPAKGMKGAIEKANELVASDPAKYFLPGQFENPANPAIHEKTTGPEIWNDTDGAVDVLVAGVGTGGTITGVSRYIKQTKGKAILSVAVEPSSSPVITQARAGEEIKPSPHKIQGIGAGFVPKNLDLSMVDQVELVTDEESKAMALRLMQEEGILCGISSGAAMAAAVRLAEKPEMQGKTIVVVLPDSGERYLSSMLFADLFTEQENQQ from the coding sequence ATGAGCCGTATCTTTGCTGACAACGCGCATTCCATCGGCAACACGCCGCTGGTGCAGATCAACCGCATCGCCCCTCGCGGCGTCACCGTGCTGGCCAAGATCGAGGGGCGCAACCCCGGGTACTCGGTCAAGTGCCGGATCGGCGCGAACATGATCTGGGACGCCGAAAGCAGCGGCAAACTCAAACCGGGCATGACCATCGTCGAGCCGACCTCGGGCAACACCGGCATCGGCCTGGCCTTTGTCGCCGCCGCCCGTGGCTACACGCTGCTGCTGACCATGCCGGCGTCGATGAGCATCGAGCGGCGCAAGGTGCTCAAGGCCCTGGGCGCGCAGCTGGAACTCACCGACCCGGCCAAGGGCATGAAAGGCGCGATCGAAAAGGCCAACGAGCTCGTTGCCAGCGACCCTGCGAAGTACTTTTTGCCCGGTCAGTTCGAGAACCCGGCCAACCCTGCGATTCACGAGAAGACCACCGGCCCGGAAATCTGGAACGATACCGACGGCGCGGTCGATGTGCTGGTGGCCGGGGTCGGTACCGGCGGCACCATTACCGGGGTGTCGCGCTACATCAAGCAGACCAAGGGCAAGGCGATCCTCTCGGTGGCGGTCGAGCCGAGCAGCTCGCCAGTGATCACCCAGGCCCGCGCCGGTGAAGAAATCAAGCCCAGCCCGCACAAGATCCAGGGCATCGGCGCAGGTTTTGTGCCCAAGAACCTGGATTTGTCGATGGTCGACCAGGTCGAGCTGGTCACTGACGAGGAGTCCAAGGCCATGGCCCTGCGCCTGATGCAGGAAGAGGGCATCCTCTGCGGGATTTCCTCCGGAGCAGCCATGGCCGCCGCAGTGCGCCTGGCGGAAAAACCGGAAATGCAGGGCAAGACCATCGTCGTCGTCCTGCCGGACTCCGGTGAGCGCTACCTGTCGAGCATGCTCTTTGCCGACCTGTTCACCGAGCAGGAAAACCAGCAGTAA
- a CDS encoding DMT family transporter gives MSVLAKQSVVSVATTSLFVLLWSSGAIVSKLGLAHASPFAFLLLRSALALAGLLLLSPLLKLHWPRTRPAVLQALATGCVLLGAYQIFYLLALNTQVTPGVMATVMGVQPILTVVLMERQRSWSRLFGLGLGLSGLIMVVYQGINLGGVSLAGMLFALLALMSMTFGSIMQKRITRNPLGTLPLQYFAGLVMCAVFAPFQPLQVELTGSFVGALLWMGLVVSLLATLLLYRLIAQGNLVNVTSLFYLVPAVTAVMDYLIFGNRLAALSLLGMGLIVIGLLFVFRKPAVGQAQLQAD, from the coding sequence ATGTCTGTTCTAGCAAAACAATCCGTGGTCTCGGTGGCCACTACCAGCCTGTTCGTCCTGCTCTGGAGTAGCGGGGCGATCGTCTCCAAGCTTGGCCTGGCCCATGCCAGCCCCTTTGCCTTCTTGCTGCTGCGTTCAGCCCTGGCCCTGGCCGGCCTGCTGTTGCTCAGCCCGTTGCTCAAGCTGCACTGGCCGCGCACGCGCCCGGCAGTGCTGCAAGCCCTGGCCACCGGTTGCGTGCTGCTGGGTGCCTACCAGATCTTCTACCTGCTGGCGCTCAACACCCAGGTGACCCCCGGGGTCATGGCCACGGTCATGGGCGTGCAACCGATCCTCACCGTGGTGCTGATGGAGCGCCAGCGTTCCTGGAGCCGGTTGTTCGGCCTGGGCCTGGGCTTGAGCGGCTTGATCATGGTGGTCTACCAGGGCATCAACCTGGGTGGTGTATCACTGGCGGGGATGCTGTTTGCCCTGCTGGCGCTGATGAGCATGACCTTTGGCTCGATCATGCAAAAGCGCATCACCCGCAACCCCCTGGGTACCTTGCCGTTGCAGTACTTTGCCGGGTTGGTGATGTGTGCCGTGTTTGCGCCGTTTCAGCCGCTGCAGGTGGAGCTGACCGGCAGCTTCGTCGGCGCCTTGCTGTGGATGGGGCTGGTGGTGTCGCTGTTGGCGACCTTGCTGCTGTACCGGCTGATCGCCCAGGGCAACCTGGTGAATGTCACCAGCCTGTTCTACCTGGTGCCGGCAGTCACGGCAGTGATGGACTACCTGATTTTCGGCAACCGCCTGGCGGCACTCAGCCTGCTGGGCATGGGCCTGATCGTCATTGGCCTGTTGTTCGTGTTCCGCAAGCCCGCTGTTGGCCAGGCGCAACTGCAGGCTGACTAG
- a CDS encoding aspartyl/asparaginyl beta-hydroxylase domain-containing protein has product MTFSFVAKAGVLLLFFGSTLYVHLRGKARLPMLRQFVNHSALFAPYNALMYLFSGVPSKPYLDRSRFPELDVLKDNWEVIREEAMHLFDEGYIRAAEKDNDAGFGSFFKKGWKRFYLKWYDKPLPSAETLCPKTVELVNSIPNVKGAMFALLPGGSHLNPHRDPFAGSLRYHLGLSTPNSDDCRIYVDGQVYAWRDGEDVMFDETYVHWVKNETQTTRVILFCDVERPLNSPLMTRINRKVSAFLGRATAPQNTDDERVGGINQAYAWSKRFSNVISSRVKQFKRANPKAYRVLRPVLAVVVAYLLYRWLF; this is encoded by the coding sequence ATGACCTTTTCCTTTGTCGCCAAGGCAGGTGTACTGCTGCTGTTTTTCGGCAGCACCTTGTATGTGCACCTGCGCGGCAAGGCGCGTTTGCCAATGTTGCGCCAGTTCGTCAACCATTCGGCGCTGTTCGCCCCTTATAACGCCCTGATGTACCTGTTTTCCGGCGTGCCGTCCAAGCCCTACCTGGACCGTAGCCGCTTCCCCGAACTCGACGTGCTCAAGGACAACTGGGAAGTGATCCGCGAAGAGGCCATGCACCTGTTCGATGAGGGTTACATCCGCGCCGCCGAGAAAGACAACGACGCCGGCTTCGGTTCATTCTTCAAGAAGGGCTGGAAGCGTTTTTACCTGAAATGGTATGACAAGCCGCTGCCTTCGGCCGAAACGCTGTGCCCCAAGACTGTCGAGCTGGTCAACAGCATCCCCAACGTCAAGGGCGCGATGTTCGCCTTGCTGCCCGGTGGCAGCCACCTGAACCCGCACCGCGATCCGTTCGCCGGCTCCTTGCGTTATCACCTGGGCCTGTCGACGCCCAACTCCGACGACTGCCGGATCTACGTCGATGGCCAGGTGTATGCGTGGCGCGACGGTGAAGACGTGATGTTCGACGAGACCTATGTGCACTGGGTCAAGAACGAAACCCAAACCACCCGGGTGATCCTCTTCTGCGACGTCGAGCGGCCGCTCAACAGCCCGCTGATGACCCGCATCAACCGCAAGGTCAGTGCCTTCCTCGGCCGCGCCACCGCGCCGCAGAACACCGACGACGAGCGGGTTGGCGGGATCAACCAGGCCTATGCCTGGAGCAAACGTTTCAGCAACGTGATCAGCAGCCGGGTCAAGCAGTTCAAACGTGCCAACCCCAAGGCCTACCGGGTGTTGCGTCCGGTGCTGGCGGTGGTGGTTGCCTATCTGTTGTATCGCTGGCTGTTTTGA